The proteins below come from a single Actinomycetes bacterium genomic window:
- a CDS encoding phospholipid carrier-dependent glycosyltransferase, whose translation MPATDRARVRERLAAPMPADRLWGWVGPLLVTAFAGLLRFSDLGRPKAFVFDETYYAKDAWSLLHFGVEQDYIKAKVKDGPDPANAKILAGNLDGLWTGDPSYVVHPPGGKWMIALGEQLFGMTPFGWRFVVALTGTLAVLVVARTGRRLFRSTLLGCTAGLLLTLDGMAFVHSRTALLDPLVMFWGLVAFAALVIDRDRTRERLADQLEAVSAGRFGPALGWRPWRLLAGLALGMACATKWSGIYFVAVFGLMTLLWDMGARRTAGVRRPWLGALVRDAGPAFVSLAVVALAVYLASWTGWFLADEDAAFYRGWANDNPGPPLVPDALYSLWHYHHEAWNFHTGLESYHPYRSNPWGWLVLARPVSYFYKGFSDGQSGCTVDQCSQAVSALGTPAIWWAACLALPVLVYLWAGRRDWRAGAILAGGAAGYLPWFLYQERTIFSFYAVAFVPYLCLAITLCLGLVLGPRTATPTRRQWGAAVAGAYLLLVVANFAYLLPVISAQVVPYADWYSRMWWKSWI comes from the coding sequence ATGCCGGCGACCGACCGCGCCCGGGTGCGGGAGCGGCTCGCGGCGCCGATGCCCGCCGACCGCCTCTGGGGCTGGGTAGGCCCGCTGCTGGTCACGGCGTTCGCCGGGCTGCTGCGCTTCTCGGACCTGGGCCGGCCCAAGGCCTTCGTCTTCGACGAGACCTACTACGCCAAGGACGCCTGGTCGCTGCTGCACTTCGGCGTCGAGCAGGACTACATCAAGGCCAAGGTGAAGGACGGGCCCGACCCGGCCAACGCGAAGATCCTCGCCGGCAACCTGGACGGGCTCTGGACCGGCGACCCGTCCTACGTGGTGCATCCGCCGGGCGGCAAGTGGATGATCGCGCTCGGCGAGCAGCTGTTCGGCATGACGCCGTTCGGCTGGCGGTTCGTCGTCGCGCTGACCGGCACGCTGGCCGTTCTCGTCGTCGCGCGGACCGGGCGCCGCCTGTTCCGCTCGACGCTGCTCGGCTGCACCGCCGGGCTCCTGCTGACCCTCGACGGCATGGCGTTCGTGCACAGCCGCACCGCGCTGCTCGACCCGCTGGTGATGTTCTGGGGGCTGGTCGCCTTCGCCGCGCTTGTCATCGACCGGGACCGGACCCGCGAGCGCCTGGCCGACCAGCTCGAAGCGGTGTCGGCCGGCCGCTTCGGGCCGGCTCTCGGCTGGCGGCCGTGGCGGCTGCTCGCCGGTCTGGCCCTCGGCATGGCCTGCGCCACCAAGTGGAGCGGAATCTACTTCGTCGCGGTGTTCGGCCTGATGACCCTGCTCTGGGACATGGGTGCCCGGCGCACCGCCGGCGTCCGCCGGCCCTGGCTGGGCGCCCTGGTGCGCGACGCCGGCCCGGCCTTCGTGTCGCTGGCCGTCGTCGCGCTGGCCGTCTACCTCGCGTCGTGGACCGGCTGGTTCCTGGCCGACGAGGACGCGGCCTTCTACCGCGGCTGGGCCAACGACAACCCCGGGCCGCCGCTGGTGCCCGACGCCCTGTACAGCCTCTGGCACTACCACCACGAGGCGTGGAACTTCCACACCGGTCTCGAGAGCTACCACCCCTACCGGTCCAACCCGTGGGGCTGGCTGGTGCTGGCCCGTCCGGTCTCCTACTTCTACAAGGGGTTCTCCGACGGGCAGAGCGGGTGCACGGTCGACCAGTGCTCCCAGGCGGTCAGCGCACTGGGCACCCCCGCCATCTGGTGGGCTGCCTGCCTGGCGCTGCCGGTGCTGGTCTACCTGTGGGCCGGGCGCCGCGACTGGCGCGCGGGGGCGATCCTCGCCGGCGGCGCAGCCGGCTACCTGCCGTGGTTCCTCTACCAGGAGCGCACGATCTTCTCGTTCTACGCCGTCGCCTTCGTGCCCTACCTGTGCCTCGCGATCACCCTCTGCCTCGGCCTGGTCCTCGGGCCGAGGACCGCCACACCCACCAGGCGCCAGTGGGGCGCGGCGGTCGCCGGTGCCTACCTGCTTCTCGTAGTCGCCAACTTCGCATACCTGCTGCCGGTGATCAGCGCCCAGGTCGTGCCGTACGCCGACTGGTACTCGCGCATGTGGTGGAAGTCCTGGATCTAG
- the rsmI gene encoding 16S rRNA (cytidine(1402)-2'-O)-methyltransferase, which produces MTVGVLVLAGTPIGDPSDASPRLARELTSADVVAAEDTRRLRRLARELGVEPAGRVVSYYDANESSRTPELVEAMLAGSRVLVVTDAGMPSVSDPGYRLVAAAVAAGVPVTAVPGPSAVLTALAVSGLPVDRFCFEGFLPRKAGERARRLAELAAEPRTMVFFEAPHRLAPALAAMADVLGDDRPAAVCRELTKTYEEVRRAGLRELAGWAAEGVRGEVTVVVAGAAAGEAASPADLVAEVEALVTGRGVRLKDATGTVAAAHGVSRRALYDAVLAARD; this is translated from the coding sequence GTGACGGTCGGCGTGCTGGTGCTGGCGGGGACGCCGATCGGCGACCCGTCCGACGCCTCGCCACGGCTGGCCCGCGAGCTCACGTCGGCCGACGTCGTCGCGGCGGAGGACACCCGCCGGCTGCGCCGCCTGGCCCGCGAGCTCGGCGTCGAGCCGGCCGGGCGGGTCGTCTCCTACTACGACGCCAACGAGTCGAGCCGCACGCCCGAGCTGGTCGAGGCGATGCTGGCCGGGTCCAGGGTCCTCGTGGTCACCGACGCCGGCATGCCGTCGGTGAGCGACCCGGGCTACCGGCTGGTGGCCGCCGCCGTGGCGGCCGGCGTGCCGGTGACCGCGGTGCCTGGCCCGTCTGCGGTGCTCACGGCCCTTGCGGTGTCGGGGCTGCCGGTGGACCGCTTCTGCTTCGAGGGCTTCCTGCCGCGCAAGGCCGGCGAGCGGGCGCGTCGGCTGGCCGAGCTGGCGGCCGAGCCGCGCACGATGGTCTTCTTCGAGGCGCCCCACCGGCTGGCGCCGGCCCTCGCGGCGATGGCCGACGTGCTGGGCGACGACCGCCCGGCCGCCGTCTGTCGCGAGCTGACCAAGACTTACGAGGAGGTACGTCGCGCCGGCCTGCGCGAGCTGGCCGGCTGGGCGGCCGAGGGGGTGCGCGGCGAGGTCACGGTGGTCGTCGCCGGTGCCGCGGCCGGCGAGGCAGCCAGCCCGGCCGACCTGGTGGCCGAGGTCGAGGCCCTGGTGACCGGGCGCGGCGTACGCCTCAAGGACGCCACCGGGACCGTGGCGGCCGCGCACGGCGTCTCACGGCGCGCGTTGTACGACGCGGTGCTCGCGGCGCGTGACTAG
- a CDS encoding aminotransferase class I/II-fold pyridoxal phosphate-dependent enzyme, which produces MEFRRIPGLPPYVFTIIDGLKQEARRGGRDVIDLGFGNPDLPSPEIAVEKLAEAARNTRNHRYSASRGIPKLRQAVAALYARKFGVTLDPETEVLSTIGAKEGFSHLMWVLLQPGDAALVPSPSYPIHIWGPYFAGADARQVPVGTGEDYVSNVMQAWDLGWPKPRVVVLSFPHNPTTATVEPADLQRLVDWARQRDVVLVHDFAYADVAFDGYLPPSILQCEGAKDCAVELYSMTKSFSMAGWRVAFLLGNAEVVAALTKLKSYLDYGTFQPIQIAATVTMNEAPDHPAEVNAVYESRRNALVDGLARIGWEVERPRGTMFVWAPIPEPYRELGSIEFAKLIVNDCDVAVSPGIGFGPGGDGFVRFALIENEQRIVQAVRQLKRGLPKLG; this is translated from the coding sequence ATGGAGTTCCGCCGGATCCCGGGCCTGCCGCCGTACGTCTTCACGATCATCGACGGGCTCAAGCAGGAGGCTCGGCGGGGCGGTCGTGACGTCATCGACCTCGGCTTCGGCAACCCCGACCTGCCCTCCCCGGAGATCGCGGTCGAGAAGCTGGCCGAGGCCGCGCGCAACACGCGCAACCACCGCTACTCGGCCAGCCGCGGCATCCCCAAGCTGCGCCAGGCCGTCGCGGCGCTCTACGCGCGCAAGTTCGGCGTCACCCTCGACCCCGAGACCGAGGTGCTCTCGACGATCGGCGCCAAGGAGGGCTTCAGCCACCTGATGTGGGTGCTGCTGCAGCCCGGTGACGCCGCCCTCGTGCCGTCGCCGAGCTACCCCATCCACATCTGGGGCCCCTACTTCGCCGGTGCCGACGCACGGCAGGTGCCGGTCGGCACCGGCGAGGACTACGTGTCCAACGTGATGCAGGCGTGGGACCTCGGCTGGCCCAAGCCCAGGGTCGTCGTCCTGTCCTTCCCGCACAACCCGACGACGGCGACCGTCGAGCCGGCCGACCTGCAGCGCCTCGTCGACTGGGCCCGCCAGCGCGACGTGGTGCTGGTCCACGACTTCGCCTACGCCGACGTGGCCTTCGACGGCTACCTGCCGCCGTCCATCCTGCAGTGCGAGGGCGCGAAGGACTGCGCGGTCGAGCTCTACTCGATGACCAAGTCGTTCTCGATGGCCGGCTGGCGGGTGGCCTTCCTCCTCGGCAACGCCGAGGTGGTCGCCGCGTTGACCAAGCTGAAGTCGTACCTCGACTACGGCACCTTCCAGCCGATCCAGATCGCGGCCACCGTCACGATGAACGAGGCGCCGGACCACCCGGCCGAGGTCAACGCGGTCTACGAGTCGCGGCGCAACGCGCTGGTCGACGGGCTGGCCCGGATCGGGTGGGAGGTCGAGCGACCCAGGGGGACGATGTTCGTGTGGGCGCCGATCCCGGAGCCCTACCGCGAGCTGGGCTCGATCGAGTTCGCCAAGCTGATCGTCAACGACTGCGACGTGGCCGTGTCGCCGGGCATCGGATTCGGCCCGGGCGGCGACGGCTTCGTGCGATTCGCCCTCATCGAGAACGAGCAGCGGATCGTCCAGGCCGTCCGGCAGCTCAAGCGCGGGCTGCCCAAGCTCGGCTGA
- the metG gene encoding methionine--tRNA ligase, producing the protein MPDGPPAPRPDKAYYVTTPIYYVNDAPHIGHAYTTVAGDVLTRWHRQRGEDVWYLTGTDEHGQKVLQAADAGGVTPQEWTDRLVEGEWKPVLETIDVANDDFIRTTEQRHTERVRDFWQTLHDAGQVYEGSYEGPYCVACEEFKLPGELLDGEGDHAGQKLCPIHGRPVEMLSEKNYFFRLSDFGDKLLAFYEANPTFVQPESARNEVLSFVRSGLQDLSITRSTFNWGIPVPWDDAHVLYVWIDALLNYATAAGYGTDPERFARLWPADVHLVGKDILRFHAVIWPAMLMAAGLEPPRKVFANGWLLVGGEKMSKTKLTGIPPRQITDVFGSDAFRYYFLRAIPFGQDGSFSWEDMSARYKAELADQLGNLASRLTSMVGRYRDGRLPEKADEPVLAEAAATAVATAEEAIDRIDLQGAILAAMDYVRVVNNYVTDNAPWQVAKDESRAADLDRILYSTAEALRVVAVLLNPVMPKACRTLWSSLGAEAALGPISGARVQDAGTWGQLPGGATVTKSEPLFPRIEETPTG; encoded by the coding sequence ATGCCCGACGGTCCCCCTGCGCCGCGCCCCGACAAGGCGTACTACGTCACGACGCCGATCTACTACGTCAACGACGCCCCGCACATCGGCCACGCCTACACGACGGTCGCCGGCGACGTGCTGACCCGCTGGCACCGGCAGCGCGGCGAGGACGTCTGGTACCTCACCGGCACCGACGAGCACGGGCAGAAGGTGCTCCAGGCGGCCGACGCGGGCGGCGTCACCCCGCAGGAGTGGACCGACCGGCTGGTCGAGGGCGAGTGGAAGCCGGTCCTCGAGACGATCGACGTCGCCAACGACGACTTCATCCGGACCACCGAGCAGCGTCACACCGAGAGGGTCCGCGACTTCTGGCAGACGCTGCACGACGCCGGGCAGGTCTACGAGGGCTCCTACGAGGGGCCCTACTGCGTGGCCTGCGAGGAGTTCAAGCTGCCGGGCGAGCTCCTCGACGGCGAGGGCGACCACGCCGGCCAAAAGCTCTGCCCGATCCACGGCCGCCCGGTCGAGATGCTCAGCGAGAAGAACTACTTCTTCCGGCTGTCCGACTTCGGCGACAAGCTGCTCGCCTTCTACGAGGCCAACCCGACGTTCGTCCAGCCAGAGTCGGCGCGCAACGAGGTGCTGTCCTTCGTGCGCAGCGGACTGCAGGACCTGTCGATCACCCGCAGCACGTTCAACTGGGGCATCCCGGTGCCCTGGGACGACGCGCACGTGCTCTACGTGTGGATCGACGCGCTGCTCAACTACGCGACCGCCGCGGGCTACGGCACCGACCCGGAGCGCTTCGCCCGCCTCTGGCCGGCCGACGTGCACCTCGTCGGCAAGGACATCCTGCGCTTCCACGCCGTCATCTGGCCGGCGATGCTGATGGCCGCCGGCCTCGAGCCGCCCCGCAAGGTCTTCGCCAACGGCTGGCTGCTGGTCGGCGGCGAGAAGATGAGCAAGACCAAGCTGACCGGCATCCCGCCGCGGCAGATCACCGACGTCTTCGGCTCCGACGCGTTCCGCTATTACTTCCTGCGGGCGATCCCCTTCGGCCAGGACGGGTCGTTCTCCTGGGAGGACATGTCGGCGCGCTACAAGGCCGAGCTCGCCGACCAGCTGGGCAACCTGGCGTCCCGGCTCACCTCGATGGTGGGCCGCTACCGCGACGGCCGGCTGCCCGAGAAGGCCGACGAGCCGGTGCTGGCCGAGGCAGCCGCCACCGCCGTCGCCACGGCCGAGGAGGCCATCGACCGGATCGACCTCCAGGGCGCGATCCTCGCCGCGATGGACTACGTCCGGGTCGTCAACAACTACGTCACCGACAACGCCCCGTGGCAGGTCGCCAAGGACGAGTCGCGCGCCGCCGACCTCGACCGGATCCTCTACTCCACGGCTGAGGCGCTGCGCGTCGTGGCCGTGCTGCTCAACCCGGTGATGCCCAAGGCGTGCCGCACCCTGTGGTCGTCGCTGGGCGCCGAGGCGGCGCTCGGGCCGATCAGCGGCGCGCGCGTCCAGGACGCGGGTACGTGGGGCCAGCTGCCCGGGGGAGCGACAGTGACCAAGTCGGAGCCGCTCTTCCCGCGCATCGAGGAGACCCCGACCGGGTGA
- a CDS encoding TatD family hydrolase yields MSGVRERPPAPEPLPVPVTDSHCHLDIADPPDDGLSVETALAMATAVGVPRIVQIGCDLPGARWAVETAGQHNAVVAGVALHPNEAPLLAAAGELDRALAEIDALAASSDVRAVGETGLDHCRTGPDGRDVQEESFLAHVEMAKRHDKALVIHDRDAHADVLRVLHDAGPPERVVFHCFSGDAAMAEHCAQQGWWLSFAGPVTFKNAGALREALAVTPLDRLLVETDAPYLTPTPYRGRPNASYLVPHTVRAMAEVLGADLEALCTALAANTDDAFGPW; encoded by the coding sequence GTGAGTGGTGTCCGCGAAAGGCCGCCGGCCCCCGAGCCGCTGCCGGTGCCGGTCACCGACAGCCACTGCCACCTCGACATCGCCGACCCGCCGGACGACGGGCTGTCGGTCGAGACCGCGCTGGCGATGGCGACCGCGGTCGGGGTGCCGCGCATCGTGCAGATCGGCTGCGACCTGCCTGGAGCGCGCTGGGCGGTCGAGACCGCCGGGCAGCACAACGCGGTCGTCGCCGGCGTCGCGCTGCACCCCAACGAGGCCCCGCTGCTGGCCGCGGCCGGGGAGCTCGACCGCGCCTTGGCCGAGATCGACGCCCTGGCGGCCAGCAGCGACGTTCGCGCGGTGGGGGAGACCGGGCTCGACCACTGCCGGACCGGGCCGGACGGGCGCGACGTGCAGGAGGAGTCCTTCCTGGCGCACGTCGAGATGGCGAAGCGGCACGACAAGGCGCTCGTCATCCACGACCGCGACGCCCACGCCGACGTTCTGCGGGTGCTGCACGACGCCGGACCGCCCGAGCGTGTCGTCTTCCACTGCTTCTCGGGCGATGCCGCGATGGCCGAGCACTGCGCGCAGCAGGGCTGGTGGCTGTCCTTCGCCGGGCCGGTGACGTTCAAGAACGCGGGCGCCCTGCGCGAGGCGCTGGCCGTGACCCCGCTGGACCGGCTGCTGGTCGAGACCGATGCGCCCTACCTGACGCCGACGCCCTACCGCGGCCGGCCCAACGCGTCCTACCTCGTCCCGCACACCGTGCGGGCGATGGCCGAGGTGCTGGGCGCCGACCTGGAGGCCCTCTGCACCGCCCTGGCCGCCAACACCGACGACGCCTTCGGCCCCTGGTGA
- a CDS encoding ubiquitin-like domain-containing protein, whose translation MSTGRHARGPSRSVLRSLPALVLQAVVVLGLVAGTTAFVARDKTVTLSVDGQATKVRTFAGTVGDLLESRDLPVDLEHDLVTPAPGEHLDDGEQVVVRYGRPVLLTVDGQTRTAWTTARSVSEALVMLGVRAEGAYVSASRSRSIGRGGMSLDVRLPHHVTFLADGDRHEVTTTAPTLRSAMSEAGVELREQDRVSTDLTAVPYAEQVVGVTRVDGKRVVEQRPILFRTVKRKSAELYQGQSKVVTAGKVGIRVRRYVETYLDGELDSRRLVDERVAKKPVTQVLLVGTKQLPQNQPTADGLNWAALAECESGGNPQAVNSAGPYYGLYQFALSTWQSVGGSGLPTENSAAEQTYRAQILYNRSGAGQWPVCGSNLFT comes from the coding sequence ATGAGCACCGGGCGGCACGCGCGCGGACCGAGCCGGTCCGTCCTGCGCAGCCTGCCCGCACTCGTGCTGCAGGCGGTCGTCGTGCTCGGTCTGGTGGCCGGCACGACCGCCTTCGTGGCCCGCGACAAGACCGTCACGCTGTCCGTCGACGGGCAGGCGACGAAGGTGCGGACGTTCGCCGGCACGGTCGGTGACCTCCTCGAGTCGCGAGACCTGCCGGTCGACCTCGAGCACGACCTGGTCACGCCGGCGCCGGGCGAGCACCTCGACGACGGCGAGCAGGTGGTGGTCCGCTACGGCCGGCCGGTGCTGCTGACCGTCGACGGCCAGACGCGCACCGCCTGGACCACGGCGCGCAGCGTCTCCGAGGCCCTGGTGATGCTCGGCGTGCGCGCCGAGGGCGCCTACGTCTCCGCCTCCCGCAGCCGGAGCATCGGCCGCGGCGGCATGTCGCTCGACGTCCGCCTGCCGCACCACGTCACCTTCCTCGCCGACGGCGACCGGCACGAGGTCACCACCACCGCGCCGACGCTGCGCAGCGCGATGTCCGAGGCAGGGGTCGAGCTGCGGGAGCAGGACCGGGTGAGCACCGACCTCACTGCCGTCCCTTACGCCGAGCAGGTCGTCGGCGTCACCCGGGTCGACGGCAAGCGGGTGGTGGAGCAGCGGCCGATCCTGTTCCGGACCGTCAAGCGCAAGAGCGCGGAGCTCTACCAGGGACAGAGCAAGGTCGTGACGGCCGGCAAGGTCGGCATCCGGGTGCGCCGCTACGTCGAGACCTACCTGGACGGCGAGCTCGACTCACGTCGGCTCGTCGACGAGCGGGTCGCCAAGAAGCCGGTCACCCAGGTGCTGCTCGTCGGCACCAAGCAGCTGCCGCAGAACCAACCGACCGCCGACGGCCTGAACTGGGCGGCCCTCGCCGAGTGCGAGTCGGGCGGCAACCCCCAGGCGGTCAACAGCGCCGGGCCCTACTACGGCCTCTACCAGTTCGCGCTGTCCACCTGGCAGTCCGTCGGCGGCAGCGGGCTGCCCACGGAGAACAGCGCCGCCGAGCAGACCTATCGCGCGCAGATCCTCTACAACCGCAGCGGTGCCGGGCAGTGGCCGGTCTGCGGCAGCAACCTCTTCACGTAG
- the rsmA gene encoding 16S rRNA (adenine(1518)-N(6)/adenine(1519)-N(6))-dimethyltransferase RsmA, whose translation MTDPAARAGAAAALLGPAEVREIAGRLGTRPTKTLGQNFVIDPNTVRRIVRTAAVGPDDVVLEVGPGLGSLTLGLLAQSSSVVAVEIDPVLAGELDATVASRAATYAPRLTVVTADALRLTHLDGPLPTALVANLPYNVAVPVLLHLLATFPSVRRVLVMVQAEVADRLAAPPGSKVYGVPSVKAAWYADVRRAGAVGRNVFWPAPNVDSGLVAMSRREPPATTATRDEVFAVVDAAFAQRRKTLRAALAGWAGSPDAAEQALRAAGIDPRARGEALDVTAFARLAAHRPTRSR comes from the coding sequence GTGACGGACCCCGCCGCGCGGGCTGGCGCTGCGGCCGCGCTGCTCGGGCCGGCCGAGGTCCGCGAGATCGCCGGCCGCCTCGGCACCCGGCCGACCAAGACGTTGGGCCAGAACTTCGTCATCGACCCCAACACGGTGCGCCGCATCGTGCGCACGGCTGCTGTCGGCCCGGACGACGTCGTGCTCGAGGTCGGTCCGGGCCTCGGGTCGCTGACTCTCGGCCTCCTCGCCCAGTCCTCCTCGGTGGTGGCGGTCGAGATCGACCCTGTCCTCGCCGGCGAGCTGGACGCGACCGTCGCGAGCCGTGCGGCGACGTACGCGCCGCGACTCACGGTCGTCACCGCCGACGCCCTGCGGCTCACCCACCTCGACGGCCCTCTGCCGACCGCGCTGGTCGCCAACCTGCCCTACAACGTCGCGGTGCCGGTGCTGCTCCACCTGCTGGCGACCTTCCCGAGCGTGCGGCGGGTCCTCGTCATGGTGCAGGCGGAGGTGGCGGACCGGCTCGCGGCACCACCCGGGTCCAAGGTCTACGGCGTGCCATCGGTGAAGGCGGCGTGGTACGCCGACGTACGTCGCGCCGGTGCCGTCGGCCGCAACGTCTTCTGGCCGGCGCCCAACGTCGACAGCGGGCTGGTCGCGATGTCGCGCCGCGAGCCTCCGGCGACGACGGCGACCCGCGACGAGGTCTTCGCCGTCGTCGACGCGGCCTTCGCGCAGCGCCGCAAGACCCTGCGGGCCGCCCTGGCCGGCTGGGCCGGCTCGCCGGACGCCGCGGAGCAGGCGCTGCGCGCCGCCGGCATCGACCCGCGGGCGCGCGGCGAGGCGCTCGACGTGACGGCGTTCGCCCGGCTGGCGGCGCACCGCCCGACCCGGTCCCGGTGA
- a CDS encoding 4-(cytidine 5'-diphospho)-2-C-methyl-D-erythritol kinase has product MSSVVVRAPAKINLHLSVGPLRRDGYHDVATAYHAVSLHDEVIASDSDGLAVSVSAGTGVPVEDVPQDPSNLAAAAAMALARHVGRSPDVALHITKGIPVAGGMAGGSADAAAALVACDALWSTGLSRGELSALGAQVGSDVPFALTGGTAVGTGRGEVLAPVLARGRFQWVAALADGGLSTPEVYAECDRLREMREVPEPRVGPDLMAALRAGDADALGAALHNDLEEAACSLRPALRQTLGTGREAGALGAVVSGSGPTVVFLARSPEHAIDIAVALSATGTCRAVKRCHGPVGGARVVGEG; this is encoded by the coding sequence ATGTCGTCGGTGGTCGTGCGTGCGCCGGCGAAGATCAACCTCCACCTCTCGGTGGGCCCGCTGCGCCGCGACGGCTACCACGACGTCGCCACCGCCTACCACGCCGTGTCCCTGCACGACGAGGTGATCGCCAGCGACTCCGACGGCCTGGCGGTGAGCGTCAGCGCCGGGACCGGGGTCCCGGTCGAGGACGTGCCGCAGGACCCGTCCAACCTGGCGGCCGCAGCCGCGATGGCGCTGGCCCGCCACGTCGGCCGCAGCCCGGACGTGGCCCTGCACATCACCAAGGGCATCCCGGTCGCCGGCGGCATGGCCGGCGGCAGCGCCGACGCCGCCGCCGCGCTGGTCGCCTGCGACGCGCTGTGGAGCACCGGTCTCTCCCGCGGCGAGCTGTCGGCGCTGGGGGCGCAGGTCGGGAGCGACGTGCCGTTCGCGCTGACCGGCGGCACCGCCGTCGGCACCGGCCGCGGTGAGGTGCTGGCCCCGGTGCTGGCCCGCGGGCGCTTCCAGTGGGTGGCCGCGCTCGCCGACGGCGGCCTGTCCACGCCCGAGGTCTACGCCGAGTGCGACCGGCTGCGCGAGATGCGCGAGGTGCCGGAGCCCCGGGTGGGGCCTGACCTGATGGCGGCGCTGCGTGCCGGCGACGCCGACGCGCTCGGGGCCGCGCTGCACAACGACCTCGAGGAGGCGGCCTGCTCGCTGCGGCCGGCACTGCGCCAGACGCTGGGCACCGGCCGGGAGGCCGGGGCGCTCGGTGCGGTCGTGTCCGGCAGCGGTCCCACCGTCGTCTTCCTCGCCCGCAGCCCTGAGCACGCCATCGACATCGCGGTCGCCCTCAGCGCCACCGGCACCTGCCGCGCGGTGAAGCGCTGCCACGGCCCGGTGGGGGGCGCTCGGGTCGTTGGGGAGGGCTGA